Proteins from one Corynebacterium testudinoris genomic window:
- the rlmN gene encoding 23S rRNA (adenine(2503)-C(2))-methyltransferase RlmN, whose protein sequence is MAEPIALQFSAPKRGMPPTHFADLTPEQRIEQLKDLGLPKFRADQIARHYYGRFEADPSTMTDLPEQARADVAKQMFPTLLTPVRSIETDEGDTTKSLWRLNDGTLLESVLMRYPGRATLCISSQAGCGMACPFCATGQGGLDRNLSTGEIVDQVRAAAATMEAEGSRLSNIVFMGMGEPMANYKRVVSAVRQITEPSPRGFGISQRNVVVSTVGLAPAIRKLADEDMSVTLAVSLHTPDDELRDTLVPINNRFSVDEVLDAARYYADKSGRRVSIEYALIRDINDQGWRADLLGKKLHKALGPKVHVNLIPLNPTPGSKWDASPRERQDEFVRRVIAQGVTCTVRDTKGQEIAAACGQLAAEEK, encoded by the coding sequence ATGGCTGAACCGATTGCTCTCCAGTTTTCCGCGCCCAAGCGCGGGATGCCGCCGACCCACTTTGCCGATCTCACCCCTGAGCAGCGCATCGAGCAGCTCAAGGACCTTGGCCTGCCTAAATTCCGCGCCGATCAGATCGCCCGCCACTACTACGGCCGCTTTGAAGCCGACCCCTCGACGATGACGGACCTGCCGGAGCAGGCTCGCGCGGACGTCGCCAAGCAGATGTTTCCCACCCTGCTCACACCGGTGCGCAGCATCGAAACCGATGAAGGCGACACGACGAAGTCGTTGTGGCGCCTCAACGATGGCACGCTGCTCGAGTCGGTGCTCATGCGCTACCCAGGTCGCGCGACACTGTGCATTTCCTCGCAGGCCGGTTGCGGCATGGCGTGTCCATTCTGCGCGACTGGCCAGGGCGGGCTCGACCGCAATCTCTCCACCGGCGAGATCGTCGACCAGGTACGCGCCGCGGCCGCGACGATGGAGGCGGAGGGTTCGCGCCTGAGCAACATCGTCTTCATGGGCATGGGTGAGCCGATGGCCAACTACAAGCGCGTCGTGTCGGCTGTTCGGCAGATCACGGAGCCCTCACCGCGGGGCTTCGGCATCTCTCAGCGCAACGTCGTCGTGTCCACGGTGGGGCTGGCCCCGGCCATTCGCAAGCTCGCCGACGAAGATATGTCTGTCACCCTGGCGGTCTCGCTGCATACGCCGGACGATGAACTGCGCGACACTCTCGTGCCCATCAACAATCGCTTCTCGGTCGACGAGGTCTTGGACGCGGCCCGCTACTACGCCGACAAGTCTGGCCGTCGCGTGTCCATCGAATACGCGCTCATCCGCGACATCAACGATCAAGGCTGGCGCGCGGACTTGTTGGGCAAGAAGCTGCACAAGGCGCTCGGCCCAAAGGTGCACGTCAACCTCATCCCGCTCAACCCGACGCCAGGCTCGAAGTGGGATGCCTCGCCGCGGGAGCGCCAGGACGAATTCGTTCGCCGCGTCATCGCCCAAGGTGTGACCTGTACGGTTCGCGATACTAAGGGCCAAGAAATCGCCGCGGCATGCGGCCAGCTTGCTGCAGAAGAGAAGTAG
- a CDS encoding LapA family protein, giving the protein MTSPNPPRDDFDDLPAVQNEPLPQHLDENRDVYAEETTAADATAIETVPAPGHAPKQKVKSSLAGSTWAALIIGALLLILLLVFILQNQQAVELNLFAWSFSFPAGIGYLFSAITGALIMALVGGVRMLELRRQLKKRS; this is encoded by the coding sequence ATGACTTCTCCGAACCCGCCGCGCGATGACTTCGACGATCTACCAGCCGTGCAGAACGAACCGCTGCCCCAGCACTTGGATGAGAACCGAGATGTCTACGCAGAAGAAACCACCGCTGCCGACGCCACGGCGATAGAGACAGTCCCGGCCCCCGGCCACGCGCCTAAGCAGAAGGTGAAGAGTTCCCTGGCCGGGAGCACGTGGGCCGCGCTCATCATCGGTGCCTTGTTGCTCATTCTGCTGCTCGTGTTCATTCTGCAAAACCAGCAGGCTGTGGAGCTCAACCTCTTCGCGTGGAGCTTTAGCTTCCCCGCGGGCATCGGCTATTTGTTCTCCGCCATCACCGGCGCGCTCATCATGGCCCTCGTCGGTGGCGTGCGCATGCTGGAACTGCGCCGACAGTTGAAGAAGCGCAGCTAG
- a CDS encoding phosphatidate cytidylyltransferase, whose translation MGDQRLIKPKNSAGRNLPAAIGVSLFLGALVLIAVWLGPKGWYPLVAAAVAVATWEVVTRLREHSYHLPRLTMIILGQAMVWLSWPFETKGLVAAYVTAVLVMMFGRLFYHGRNTPPQHYLRDVAVAIFVLTWIPLFASFAAMLSLFSADGVPGWAYIITFMLCVIASDTGGFIAGVMFGSHPMAPAVSPKKSWEGFAGSVIFGTVTGALTVHFLLGHEWWMGAIMGVGLVCCATLGDLVESQFKRELGIKDMSTLLPGHGGLMDRLDGMLPSAMVTWLVLGVLVA comes from the coding sequence GTGGGAGACCAGCGGCTGATTAAGCCGAAGAACTCCGCTGGCCGAAATCTACCGGCCGCCATTGGTGTCAGTTTGTTCCTTGGTGCCCTCGTCCTCATTGCCGTGTGGCTGGGGCCGAAGGGCTGGTACCCGCTCGTCGCGGCGGCCGTCGCCGTGGCCACGTGGGAGGTGGTCACCCGCCTCCGCGAGCACTCCTACCATCTGCCCCGACTGACCATGATCATTTTGGGCCAGGCCATGGTGTGGTTGTCGTGGCCCTTCGAAACAAAGGGCCTCGTGGCCGCGTACGTCACCGCCGTCTTGGTCATGATGTTTGGTCGGCTGTTCTACCACGGCCGCAACACTCCGCCGCAGCACTACCTCCGCGATGTCGCGGTGGCGATTTTCGTGCTTACCTGGATCCCACTGTTCGCCTCTTTCGCGGCGATGCTCTCGCTATTTTCTGCCGATGGCGTGCCGGGCTGGGCGTACATCATCACCTTCATGCTGTGCGTCATTGCGTCCGACACCGGCGGATTCATCGCCGGGGTCATGTTCGGCTCCCATCCCATGGCACCCGCCGTCAGCCCGAAGAAGTCGTGGGAGGGCTTCGCCGGTTCCGTCATTTTTGGCACGGTCACCGGCGCCCTCACCGTGCATTTTCTCTTGGGCCACGAGTGGTGGATGGGCGCCATCATGGGCGTGGGCCTCGTCTGCTGTGCGACGCTGGGTGACTTGGTGGAATCCCAGTTCAAGCGCGAACTGGGCATCAAGGACATGTCCACCCTGTTGCCCGGCCACGGCGGACTCATGGATCGCCTCGACGGGATGCTTCCCTCGGCGATGGTGACGTGGCTGGTGCTGGGAGTGCTGGTGGCCTAA
- the frr gene encoding ribosome recycling factor — MIDDILLESEDRMTNSVEHTREDLMTIRTGRANPAMFNGVIAEYYGVPTPITQMASISVPEPRMLLIKPYEMSSMGAIENAIRNSDLGVNPTNDGQVLRVTIPQLTEERRRDLVKVAKAKGEDGKIAIRNIRRKGMEQLKKLQKDGDAGEDEVQAAEKELDKVTKTYVEQIDEVVTKKEAELMEV; from the coding sequence ATGATCGATGACATTCTCCTCGAGTCCGAGGACCGCATGACCAACTCCGTCGAGCACACCCGCGAAGACTTGATGACCATTCGCACCGGCCGCGCCAACCCGGCCATGTTTAACGGTGTGATCGCTGAGTATTACGGCGTTCCCACCCCGATTACCCAGATGGCTTCCATCTCCGTCCCGGAACCGCGGATGCTGCTGATCAAGCCCTACGAGATGTCGTCGATGGGCGCTATCGAAAACGCTATCCGCAACTCCGACCTGGGTGTCAACCCGACCAACGATGGTCAGGTCCTGCGCGTCACCATTCCTCAGCTGACGGAGGAACGCCGCCGTGACCTGGTGAAGGTGGCCAAGGCCAAGGGCGAGGACGGCAAGATCGCCATCCGCAACATCCGCCGCAAGGGGATGGAGCAGCTGAAGAAGCTGCAAAAGGACGGCGACGCTGGCGAGGACGAAGTGCAGGCAGCCGAGAAGGAACTGGACAAAGTCACCAAGACCTACGTCGAGCAGATCGATGAAGTGGTGACCAAGAAGGAAGCCGAGCTGATGGAGGTCTAG
- the pyrH gene encoding UMP kinase yields MLKLGGEMFGGGNVGIDPDVVENVARQIAEVARTGAEIAVVIGGGNFFRGAQLQQRGMDRARSDYMGMLGTVMNCLALQDFLQQQGVDCRVQTAINMAQVAEPYLPLRAERHLEKGRVVIFGAGMGMPYFSTDTTAAQRALEIGCDVLFLAKGVDGVYSDDPRTNPEAELFHEISPREVIEKGLKVADATAFSLCMDNDMPILVFNLLTEGNIARAVAGEQIGTLVKS; encoded by the coding sequence ATGCTGAAGCTGGGGGGTGAGATGTTCGGAGGTGGCAACGTTGGAATTGATCCGGACGTGGTGGAAAACGTCGCCCGCCAGATCGCTGAGGTCGCCCGCACCGGCGCCGAAATCGCTGTTGTTATCGGTGGCGGCAACTTCTTCCGTGGCGCCCAGCTGCAACAACGCGGCATGGACCGCGCTCGCTCGGACTACATGGGCATGCTGGGCACGGTCATGAACTGCCTGGCCCTGCAGGATTTCCTGCAGCAGCAGGGCGTCGATTGTCGCGTGCAGACCGCCATCAACATGGCCCAGGTCGCAGAACCCTACCTCCCGCTTCGCGCCGAGCGCCACCTGGAAAAGGGCCGCGTGGTCATCTTCGGTGCGGGCATGGGCATGCCGTACTTCTCCACGGACACCACCGCCGCCCAGCGTGCCCTGGAAATCGGCTGCGATGTCCTCTTCCTGGCCAAGGGAGTCGACGGTGTGTACTCCGATGACCCGCGCACCAACCCCGAGGCGGAACTGTTCCACGAGATCTCCCCGCGCGAGGTCATTGAAAAGGGTCTCAAGGTCGCCGATGCCACGGCGTTCTCCCTCTGCATGGACAATGACATGCCGATTTTGGTGTTCAACCTGCTCACCGAGGGCAACATCGCCCGGGCGGTCGCGGGCGAGCAGATCGGGACGCTGGTCAAGTCCTAA
- a CDS encoding metallophosphoesterase family protein, which translates to MEQQRRSAAAPVTVLSIADEERPALTVPGAINFGPGNRPDLVLSAGDLDFAYVAAVAEAFGVPCVMVPGNHDPSLEGFRLSPIGWLRDGRHCAWPGPEGAFPADRDIVEVAGLRIAGLGGCARYNSGPNQWSDGQALRRARRVLKKAHRSPVDILLTHASGEAGAGDDAVHRAMPGVDKLVDALRPAMHVHGHVHPHGARRSVSRREWTTGGTLIVNTVGWTLTRIQRDPHPRADLILEGR; encoded by the coding sequence ATGGAACAACAGCGTCGCTCAGCAGCAGCGCCGGTCACTGTCCTGTCGATCGCGGATGAGGAACGCCCGGCCTTGACGGTTCCGGGTGCCATTAACTTCGGGCCGGGCAACCGTCCCGATCTTGTGCTCTCAGCCGGCGACCTTGATTTCGCTTACGTCGCCGCCGTTGCGGAGGCCTTTGGGGTGCCGTGCGTCATGGTCCCCGGCAACCATGATCCTTCGCTGGAGGGTTTCCGGCTCTCCCCCATCGGTTGGTTGCGCGACGGGCGTCACTGCGCCTGGCCGGGACCCGAGGGCGCGTTCCCCGCTGATCGGGACATCGTCGAGGTCGCGGGCCTGCGGATCGCTGGTTTGGGCGGGTGCGCCCGCTACAATTCCGGCCCGAATCAGTGGTCAGACGGGCAGGCCCTGCGCCGGGCCCGAAGGGTCCTGAAAAAGGCACATCGTAGCCCCGTCGACATTCTGCTCACCCATGCCTCGGGCGAGGCGGGGGCCGGTGATGATGCTGTCCACCGGGCGATGCCCGGCGTCGATAAGCTTGTCGACGCCCTGCGTCCAGCCATGCACGTCCACGGACACGTCCACCCGCACGGCGCCCGGCGAAGTGTGTCGCGGCGCGAGTGGACTACCGGGGGCACTCTCATTGTTAATACGGTGGGATGGACGCTGACGCGCATCCAGCGCGATCCCCATCCCCGCGCAGATCTTATTTTGGAAGGACGCTGA
- a CDS encoding ParB N-terminal domain-containing protein has translation MADTGFPDADAQADFSRARRRALFHKAVARLRLQPDDITQVLPYDEVVAALGEVGHRELGLIDVPIEAIVGSVDRTGQFDRSFRPTTSLSRERWARLNAAQRRGETVPPVSLRKVGGMYFVVDGHHRVSVACDRGAPTIEAYVTEILTQVDAEGIQSNRDLVLKDHRRIFLSRVPLPADQAATITLSNPWKYAQLAENVEAWGFRIMQAEREFLPREEIANRWYTTEFQPVVDAARAIGLAPNHTDAELYLWIAAERYRLIRRHEWSDEVFEQVRDTGREPE, from the coding sequence ATGGCAGACACCGGTTTCCCCGACGCCGACGCACAAGCCGATTTCTCGCGCGCCCGCCGCCGCGCCCTCTTCCACAAGGCGGTGGCCCGGCTCCGCCTCCAGCCCGACGACATCACGCAGGTCTTGCCGTATGACGAGGTGGTCGCGGCACTCGGCGAGGTCGGCCACCGCGAACTCGGCCTCATCGACGTACCCATCGAGGCGATCGTCGGTTCCGTGGATCGCACCGGGCAATTCGACCGCAGCTTCCGCCCCACCACCTCGCTGTCGCGGGAGCGCTGGGCTCGACTCAATGCCGCCCAGCGGCGGGGCGAGACCGTTCCCCCAGTGTCGCTGCGCAAGGTCGGTGGCATGTACTTCGTCGTCGACGGCCACCACCGGGTCTCCGTAGCGTGCGACCGGGGAGCCCCCACGATCGAGGCCTACGTCACCGAGATTCTCACGCAGGTCGACGCCGAGGGCATCCAGTCCAACCGGGACTTGGTGCTCAAGGATCACCGGCGAATTTTCCTCTCGCGCGTCCCGCTGCCCGCCGACCAGGCCGCCACGATCACGCTGTCCAACCCGTGGAAATACGCCCAACTCGCCGAAAACGTCGAGGCCTGGGGTTTCCGTATCATGCAGGCCGAGCGGGAATTCCTGCCCCGTGAGGAGATAGCCAACCGCTGGTACACCACCGAATTCCAGCCCGTCGTCGACGCCGCCCGGGCCATCGGCCTGGCACCCAACCACACCGACGCGGAGCTGTACCTGTGGATCGCCGCGGAGCGCTACCGGCTCATCCGCCGCCACGAATGGTCAGACGAAGTCTTTGAGCAGGTACGCGACACCGGCCGCGAACCGGAGTGA
- a CDS encoding ABC transporter ATP-binding protein, translating to MAEIELKNLTKLFPDGSVGVDKANLHIKDGEFIILVGPSGSGKSTALNMIAGLEDISDGDLLIGGTRVNDVAPKDRDIAMVFQSYALYPHMTVRENIEFPLKLAKTPQKEIDEKVAEAARILDLDPYLDRKPSNLSGGQRQRVAMGRAIVRRPKVFLMDEPLSNLDAKLRVQMRAEISRLQDQLGVTTVYVTHDQTEAMTLGDRVVVMKKGVIQQVGEPQELYDHPRNLFIAGFIGSPSMNFTPGQLNAGVVSTGLGDIPLVDELASALGGTNDRRVIVGVRPEAFEDASLVDVDQRSKGVLVDVDVEVLESMGSDKFAHFRSPQLGGGESAGVITSAAALDAGLGEADTGSMVARLSAESPARRGEKLTLWFDPAKVTVFDAETGDNLGR from the coding sequence ATGGCTGAAATCGAACTCAAGAACCTGACCAAGCTGTTTCCCGATGGCTCGGTCGGCGTGGACAAAGCGAACCTGCACATCAAAGACGGCGAGTTCATCATCCTCGTCGGTCCCTCGGGTTCCGGAAAGTCCACCGCCCTGAACATGATCGCCGGACTGGAGGACATCTCCGACGGTGACCTCCTCATCGGCGGCACCCGCGTCAACGACGTGGCACCCAAGGATCGTGACATCGCGATGGTGTTCCAGTCCTACGCGCTGTACCCGCACATGACCGTGCGAGAGAACATCGAATTCCCCCTCAAGCTGGCGAAGACGCCGCAGAAGGAGATCGATGAGAAGGTCGCGGAAGCCGCTCGCATCCTCGACCTGGACCCGTACCTGGATCGCAAACCGTCCAACCTGTCGGGCGGCCAGCGCCAGCGCGTGGCCATGGGTCGCGCCATCGTGCGCCGGCCGAAGGTGTTCCTCATGGACGAGCCGCTGTCCAACTTGGACGCCAAGCTGCGCGTCCAGATGCGCGCGGAGATTTCGCGGCTGCAGGATCAGCTGGGCGTCACCACCGTGTACGTCACGCATGACCAGACCGAGGCGATGACCTTGGGTGACCGCGTCGTGGTGATGAAGAAGGGTGTCATCCAGCAAGTCGGCGAACCGCAGGAGCTCTACGATCACCCGCGGAACCTGTTTATCGCCGGTTTCATTGGCTCCCCGTCGATGAACTTCACCCCCGGCCAGCTCAACGCCGGCGTCGTCTCCACCGGCCTGGGCGACATCCCGCTGGTCGACGAGCTCGCGTCCGCGCTCGGTGGAACCAACGACCGCCGCGTCATCGTCGGCGTGCGGCCCGAGGCATTCGAGGATGCGTCCCTGGTTGATGTGGATCAACGCAGCAAGGGCGTGCTTGTCGACGTCGATGTCGAGGTCCTCGAGTCGATGGGGTCGGACAAGTTCGCGCACTTCCGCTCACCCCAACTGGGTGGAGGCGAAAGCGCTGGCGTCATCACCTCCGCTGCCGCGCTTGATGCCGGTTTGGGCGAGGCAGACACGGGCTCCATGGTCGCCCGACTGTCTGCGGAATCTCCCGCTCGCCGCGGCGAAAAGCTCACTCTGTGGTTTGATCCCGCGAAGGTGACGGTCTTTGACGCAGAGACCGGGGACAACCTGGGCCGCTAG
- a CDS encoding carbohydrate ABC transporter permease has protein sequence MKQGTSKEKALWTIALVLVVLYALVPVAWIASLSFKTTSTLHDGHFIPREWTLDNYKGIFSTSEFTRALINSIGIGIITTLIAVIVGTMAAYAIARLTFPGKSLILGVSLLIAMFPQVSLVSPLFDIERKVGLFDTWLGLILPYITFALPMAIFILSSFFREIPWELEKAAQMDGATPLQAFRLVVAPLAVPGIVTAAILVFIFAWNDFLLAVSLTSTEAARTAPAAMANFTGSSQFEEPTGSIAAAAIVITIPIIIFVVIFQRRIVAGLTSGAVKG, from the coding sequence ATGAAACAAGGAACCAGTAAAGAAAAGGCGCTGTGGACCATCGCCCTCGTCCTCGTTGTCCTGTATGCGCTCGTGCCAGTGGCGTGGATCGCGTCCCTGTCTTTCAAAACCACCTCGACGCTCCACGACGGGCACTTCATTCCCCGTGAGTGGACGTTGGACAATTACAAGGGCATCTTCTCCACCTCGGAGTTCACCCGAGCCCTCATCAACTCGATTGGCATTGGCATCATCACCACGCTGATCGCCGTCATCGTTGGCACCATGGCCGCCTACGCCATCGCCCGATTGACGTTCCCCGGCAAGTCGCTGATCTTGGGAGTTTCGCTGCTCATCGCGATGTTCCCTCAGGTCTCGCTGGTCAGCCCGCTGTTCGACATTGAACGCAAGGTTGGCCTGTTCGATACCTGGCTCGGCCTGATCCTGCCGTACATCACGTTCGCGCTGCCCATGGCAATTTTCATCCTCTCCTCATTCTTCCGTGAAATCCCCTGGGAGCTGGAGAAGGCGGCGCAGATGGATGGCGCGACACCTCTCCAGGCCTTCCGCTTGGTTGTCGCCCCCTTGGCGGTGCCGGGCATCGTCACCGCGGCGATCCTGGTGTTCATTTTCGCCTGGAATGACTTCCTCCTGGCGGTGTCGTTGACATCGACGGAAGCGGCGCGCACCGCCCCGGCCGCCATGGCCAACTTCACGGGTTCGTCCCAGTTCGAAGAGCCGACGGGTTCGATCGCCGCGGCGGCGATCGTCATCACCATCCCGATCATCATCTTCGTCGTCATTTTCCAACGCCGCATCGTGGCCGGCCTGACCTCCGGCGCAGTGAAGGGATAG
- a CDS encoding carbohydrate ABC transporter permease, which translates to METKKEPAAVVKHKYSDGRKAERRLGMMLVAPAVILMLAVTAYPIIYAVWLSMQRYDLRFPADREFVGFDNYVAVLSSGYWWESLWVTVVITVVSVAFELVLGLAIAMVMHRAMFGRGIIRTVVLVPYGIVTVAAAYSWNYAWTPGTGYLANLLPDGSAPLTEQWPSIFIIILAEVWKTTPFMALLLLAGLALVPDDVLKAASLDGAGFWQRLFKVTLPLMKPSIVVALLFCTLDAFRVFDNIYILTRGNNGTGSVSILGYNNLFKAFNLGIGSAISVLIFLCVAVIAFIFVKGLGASAPGNGKG; encoded by the coding sequence ATGGAAACGAAGAAGGAACCCGCGGCCGTCGTCAAGCACAAGTATTCCGACGGACGTAAGGCCGAGCGACGCCTGGGAATGATGCTGGTGGCACCCGCTGTCATCCTCATGCTCGCGGTGACGGCCTATCCCATCATCTACGCCGTGTGGCTGTCGATGCAGCGCTATGACCTGCGTTTCCCGGCTGATCGGGAATTCGTCGGCTTCGACAACTATGTGGCCGTTTTGTCCTCGGGCTACTGGTGGGAGTCGCTGTGGGTGACGGTTGTCATCACCGTGGTGTCCGTGGCCTTCGAGCTCGTGCTTGGCCTGGCCATCGCGATGGTGATGCACCGGGCGATGTTTGGCCGCGGGATCATCCGCACCGTCGTCCTGGTGCCCTACGGCATTGTCACCGTCGCTGCCGCCTACTCGTGGAATTACGCGTGGACGCCCGGCACGGGCTACCTGGCTAATTTGCTTCCCGACGGATCGGCACCGTTGACGGAACAGTGGCCGTCGATCTTCATCATCATTTTGGCCGAGGTCTGGAAGACCACGCCATTCATGGCTTTGCTGCTGCTCGCCGGACTGGCCCTCGTGCCCGATGACGTGCTCAAGGCCGCCTCCCTCGATGGTGCCGGATTCTGGCAGCGCCTGTTTAAGGTGACGCTGCCGCTGATGAAGCCATCGATCGTTGTTGCCCTGTTGTTCTGCACCCTCGACGCCTTCCGCGTCTTCGACAACATCTACATCCTGACGAGGGGTAACAACGGTACCGGCTCAGTGTCGATCTTGGGTTACAACAACCTGTTCAAAGCATTCAACCTGGGTATCGGCTCAGCGATCTCGGTCCTGATCTTCTTGTGCGTCGCCGTGATCGCATTCATCTTCGTCAAGGGTCTCGGCGCCTCGGCACCGGGCAATGGGAAGGGGTAA
- a CDS encoding extracellular solute-binding protein, whose translation MASQGRSPTGDSERRGPSLRPRTDWKKKTAALLAALTVASPALVACATDDSGPTVLQFMGPADGVDQYSAAAEKCTDQANGRYVINYSVSAKQTDDQRLQLARRIVGGDDSFDIMGMDVTWTAEFAEAGWAVEFPSDVADRVKEGTLSGPMETATWNDKVYGAPLNTNTQLMWYRKSFMPQGPDGQEQPPTTWPEIAELGASLADEGKPSYMGVQGAQYEGIVVWFNSMLEAAGGTIVDESGREATINQGDAAQRALEAMKAVATAKGADPSTSQLDENMARLAFDRGAAFAQVNYPFVYAGLKEKAEGGDAAAKEAFDDLGWTVYPGMDKGQPSRATIGGLNIAVPSTSKHQDLAFEAIECLRNEENQRHNALTGGLPPTLTSIYTEATPEFIEEYPFYREIFESLNTLDPADLGPEEQSLLPAERTVSVALRPASPAYQSVSILLASRLSPPADIDPDSLVPELEKEIGRAINSEGLVP comes from the coding sequence ATGGCTTCGCAAGGACGATCTCCCACAGGAGATTCAGAAAGGCGGGGCCCATCGCTCCGCCCGCGAACCGATTGGAAGAAAAAGACCGCCGCGCTTCTGGCGGCTCTCACAGTCGCTTCCCCGGCGCTGGTGGCCTGCGCCACCGATGACTCCGGCCCCACGGTATTGCAGTTCATGGGCCCCGCCGATGGTGTGGATCAGTACAGCGCGGCGGCGGAAAAGTGCACCGATCAGGCCAATGGCCGCTACGTCATCAACTACAGCGTGTCCGCCAAGCAGACCGATGATCAGCGTCTGCAGCTGGCCCGCCGCATTGTTGGTGGCGATGACTCCTTCGACATCATGGGCATGGACGTCACGTGGACGGCGGAGTTCGCCGAAGCCGGGTGGGCCGTCGAATTCCCCAGTGATGTCGCCGACAGGGTGAAGGAGGGCACGCTCTCCGGCCCGATGGAAACGGCCACGTGGAACGACAAGGTCTACGGTGCTCCCCTCAACACCAACACCCAGCTCATGTGGTACCGCAAGTCCTTCATGCCGCAGGGGCCCGACGGGCAGGAACAACCGCCGACCACCTGGCCGGAGATCGCCGAACTGGGCGCGTCGCTGGCGGATGAAGGCAAGCCGTCCTACATGGGCGTCCAAGGTGCGCAATATGAGGGCATCGTGGTCTGGTTCAACTCGATGTTGGAAGCGGCCGGTGGCACCATCGTCGACGAGTCTGGTCGCGAAGCCACCATCAACCAGGGTGACGCCGCACAGCGGGCACTGGAGGCCATGAAGGCTGTCGCCACCGCCAAGGGCGCCGATCCGTCGACGTCGCAACTCGACGAAAACATGGCCCGCCTGGCCTTCGACCGCGGGGCTGCGTTCGCCCAGGTCAACTACCCCTTCGTCTATGCAGGCCTGAAGGAGAAGGCTGAGGGCGGCGACGCCGCGGCGAAGGAAGCGTTCGACGACCTCGGATGGACGGTGTACCCGGGCATGGATAAGGGGCAGCCGTCACGGGCAACCATCGGCGGCCTCAACATCGCTGTTCCGTCGACCTCGAAGCATCAGGATCTCGCCTTCGAGGCGATTGAATGCCTGCGCAACGAGGAAAACCAGCGGCACAACGCACTCACGGGTGGTCTGCCGCCGACGCTGACCAGCATCTACACGGAGGCCACGCCCGAATTCATCGAGGAGTACCCGTTCTACCGGGAGATCTTCGAATCACTAAATACTCTCGATCCTGCTGACCTTGGTCCGGAGGAGCAAAGCCTCCTGCCGGCCGAACGCACCGTCTCTGTGGCGCTGCGCCCCGCCTCGCCGGCGTACCAGTCGGTATCCATTTTGCTCGCGTCGCGGCTGAGTCCACCGGCCGACATCGATCCGGATTCACTCGTCCCCGAGCTGGAGAAGGAAATCGGGCGGGCCATTAATTCTGAAGGGTTGGTGCCGTGA